A part of Bosea sp. (in: a-proteobacteria) genomic DNA contains:
- a CDS encoding tyrosine-type recombinase/integrase, protein MTEAKPAMSALRRRMIDDMTLRNLSPATQRSYLHAVTKFSRHFGCSPDWLGLEDVRSFQVHLVSQGISWPALNQTVCALRFFYGVTLDRAEIPERIVYARTPRKLPAILGADEVVSFLEAVPSLKTRVALTTAYAAGLRASEAVSLKVTDIDSARMVLQVRHGKGAKDRTVMLSAALLAILRSYWRLARPGDWLFPGRGPDKPMDVQVLHAACRSAAKAAGLTKKVSVHTLRHSFATHLLESGTDIRIIQVLLGHANLSTTARYTHVATTTIARTRSPLDRLDLTVTPPV, encoded by the coding sequence ATGACCGAAGCCAAGCCTGCGATGAGCGCCCTGCGCCGACGCATGATCGACGACATGACACTGCGCAATCTGTCTCCAGCCACACAGCGATCCTATCTGCATGCGGTGACGAAGTTCAGCCGCCATTTTGGGTGTTCGCCAGACTGGCTTGGTCTGGAGGACGTGCGTTCGTTCCAGGTGCATCTGGTCAGCCAGGGGATCTCCTGGCCCGCGTTGAACCAGACGGTCTGCGCCCTGCGTTTTTTCTACGGCGTCACACTGGACCGCGCCGAGATTCCCGAGCGCATCGTCTACGCCCGCACACCGCGCAAGCTGCCTGCGATCCTGGGGGCGGACGAGGTCGTGAGCTTCCTGGAGGCAGTACCCTCCCTGAAGACGCGCGTCGCGCTGACGACGGCTTATGCAGCGGGCCTTCGGGCCTCGGAGGCGGTGAGCCTGAAGGTTACCGACATCGACAGCGCCCGGATGGTGCTGCAGGTCCGGCACGGCAAGGGCGCGAAGGACCGCACTGTCATGCTCTCTGCCGCGCTTCTGGCGATCCTGCGCAGCTACTGGCGGCTGGCACGCCCAGGCGATTGGCTTTTCCCCGGTCGCGGCCCGGACAAGCCGATGGATGTGCAGGTTCTGCACGCGGCCTGCCGCTCGGCTGCAAAGGCGGCAGGCCTGACGAAGAAGGTCAGCGTGCATACGCTGCGCCATAGCTTCGCCACCCATCTTCTGGAGAGCGGGACCGATATCCGCATTATCCAGGTGCTGTTGGGCCACGCCAATCTGTCGACGACGGCGCGCTACACCCATGTGGCGACCACGACAATCGCCAGGACGCGAAGCCCGCTCGATCGGCTCGACCTCACCGTGACGCCTCCCGTCTGA
- a CDS encoding ABC transporter permease, with amino-acid sequence MAHASQRPVGEPGNLTAAGLLVPATIFVAIGLLVPIAILFRYSLNAFVPGKLMVDALTIANYVKFFTDPFYLQVLWRTVRVAVLCTIFCLIFGFPLAYVLARTQSRYKNLLVMAIVLPLFVGNAVRAAGWMVAFGSKGFVNASLMGMGVISVPIEIMYTEMAVVIGIIAVNMPFMVLTLQSVIEGIDRNVEEAAFSLGAPPMTMALRVLFPLALPGILAGVILTFILAMNAYATPVLLGGPKFQTMGPLVFSTFAQQNNWPFGGAVSFILMTVTLILTIASSLLIRRRYA; translated from the coding sequence ATGGCGCATGCTTCACAACGACCGGTCGGCGAGCCCGGCAACCTCACGGCGGCGGGCCTGCTCGTGCCCGCCACCATCTTCGTCGCGATCGGCCTGCTTGTGCCGATCGCGATCCTCTTCCGCTACAGCCTGAACGCCTTCGTTCCGGGCAAGCTGATGGTCGATGCGCTGACCATCGCCAATTATGTCAAGTTCTTCACCGACCCGTTCTATCTGCAGGTTCTGTGGCGCACCGTCCGCGTCGCGGTTCTTTGCACGATCTTCTGCCTGATTTTCGGCTTCCCGCTTGCCTACGTGCTGGCGCGCACCCAGTCGCGCTACAAGAACCTGCTCGTGATGGCAATCGTGCTGCCGCTGTTCGTCGGCAACGCGGTGCGTGCCGCCGGCTGGATGGTCGCCTTCGGATCGAAGGGCTTCGTCAACGCCAGCCTGATGGGCATGGGCGTGATCTCCGTGCCCATCGAGATCATGTACACCGAGATGGCGGTGGTCATCGGCATCATCGCGGTCAACATGCCCTTCATGGTGCTGACCCTGCAAAGCGTGATCGAGGGCATCGACCGCAATGTCGAGGAAGCGGCCTTCTCGCTCGGCGCGCCGCCCATGACCATGGCGTTGCGGGTGCTGTTTCCGCTCGCGCTGCCAGGCATCCTCGCGGGCGTGATCCTCACCTTCATCCTGGCGATGAACGCCTATGCGACGCCGGTTCTGCTGGGCGGGCCGAAGTTCCAGACCATGGGGCCGCTGGTCTTCTCCACCTTCGCGCAGCAGAACAACTGGCCTTTCGGCGGCGCCGTCTCCTTCATCCTCATGACGGTGACGCTGATCCTCACCATCGCCTCGAGCCTGCTGATCCGCCGCCGCTACGCCTGA